From the genome of Candidatus Dadabacteria bacterium, one region includes:
- a CDS encoding TrkH family potassium uptake protein: MNVRFCFQITGKFVMYLGLLMLVPAVCTLFYPEDDLSAFLISALITSLAGLALMVVCRTPETPTEIRRREGFLIAALCWVFASIFGAIPYYLYGVFASPVDALFESTAGFTTTGATALVSIEWLPKGILFWRNFTQWLGGMGIIVLGIAIFPRLFVGGAQLMGIETTGPTTEKFSPKIAETAKKLWIVYIALTALLTMLLIFGGMSFFEALTHSFSTLSTGGFSCKDASIGAYDSGYIQGLITLFMFLGGTSFVLHFYFFTGRPGKLLRNSEFRFYLFFVIVATMFIALELIQTGVYGTFSESLRYASFQVVSIITTTGFTTTDFDAWPAFVKWVIFMLMFFGACAGSTSGSVKGLRIMVLFKKAHREIRRLVYPNVVSPITIEGKTINEKAVASITSFFILYILLCGFIALVILMLEDISLESAVSAAAASITNVGPAFDEVGPANHYAHLGSPTKIILSLAMIIGRLELYTVLVLLMPSFWKR, translated from the coding sequence GTGAACGTTAGGTTCTGTTTTCAGATCACGGGAAAGTTCGTGATGTATCTCGGGCTGCTGATGCTCGTGCCGGCTGTCTGCACGCTTTTTTACCCGGAGGACGATCTCTCTGCCTTCCTGATCTCAGCGCTTATAACATCACTTGCGGGTCTTGCGCTTATGGTTGTTTGCCGCACTCCCGAGACTCCGACTGAGATACGAAGAAGAGAAGGTTTTCTGATTGCGGCGCTTTGCTGGGTTTTTGCAAGTATTTTCGGCGCCATTCCTTATTATCTTTACGGGGTGTTTGCCAGCCCGGTCGACGCGCTTTTCGAATCGACCGCGGGTTTTACCACCACAGGAGCCACCGCGCTTGTGTCCATTGAGTGGCTTCCCAAGGGAATTCTTTTCTGGAGGAACTTTACTCAGTGGCTTGGCGGCATGGGAATAATAGTTCTGGGAATCGCGATTTTCCCCAGACTTTTTGTCGGCGGGGCGCAGCTAATGGGGATTGAGACCACGGGACCGACGACTGAGAAGTTCTCTCCCAAAATAGCCGAGACGGCCAAGAAGCTTTGGATTGTATACATTGCCCTTACTGCATTGTTGACGATGCTTCTCATTTTCGGCGGAATGAGTTTTTTCGAAGCTCTGACGCATTCTTTCAGCACCCTCTCGACCGGGGGTTTTTCCTGCAAGGATGCAAGCATAGGGGCTTATGACAGCGGCTACATACAAGGGCTGATTACGCTTTTCATGTTCCTAGGCGGAACTAGCTTCGTACTTCATTTCTACTTTTTTACCGGGAGACCGGGGAAGCTTCTGAGGAACTCCGAGTTTCGGTTCTATCTCTTCTTTGTCATTGTCGCGACGATGTTTATTGCTCTAGAGCTCATCCAGACCGGTGTTTACGGAACCTTCTCCGAGTCCCTGCGCTACGCTTCTTTTCAGGTGGTTTCAATTATCACCACAACCGGATTTACCACCACGGATTTTGACGCATGGCCGGCTTTCGTGAAATGGGTGATTTTCATGCTGATGTTCTTCGGCGCGTGCGCGGGGTCGACTTCCGGGTCGGTAAAGGGGCTGAGAATCATGGTGCTTTTCAAAAAAGCACATAGAGAGATACGAAGACTTGTTTATCCGAACGTGGTTTCTCCAATAACCATAGAGGGAAAGACAATAAACGAGAAGGCGGTCGCAAGCATAACAAGCTTCTTTATCCTTTACATTCTTCTCTGCGGCTTCATTGCTCTTGTGATTCTTATGCTTGAGGACATATCTTTGGAATCTGCCGTCTCGGCTGCGGCTGCTTCCATAACCAACGTCGGACCTGCTTTTGACGAGGTCGGTCCGGCAAATCATTATGCCCACCTTGGGTCGCCTACGAAAATCATTCTATCGCTGGCAATGATCATAGGAAGGCTTGAGCTCTACACGGTTCTGGTACTTCTTATGCCGTCTTTCTGGAAGAGGTAG
- a CDS encoding prolipoprotein diacylglyceryl transferase: MYPVLLDLGGGLVIYSYSVFLALGYLAAYWVVSAEISRRRMDPELPSALLLACFIAGLAGAKILFLYQNATLTEFLADPVRYFVSGYASVGGLVGIFCAVWIVSRLKKTDFQRLLDIVCPALILGHGVGRIGCFLNGCDYGTVCSLPWAVSFSERVVSVHPTQIYDTLFMALLFVFLWRIRTQNHPTGFVSAVGFVILGTQRFLIEFIRETTPSFIGDLSQAQLAALLLVVVFGTRLFQLSGSVLGKQTQN; this comes from the coding sequence ATGTATCCGGTACTCTTAGATCTCGGCGGAGGTCTGGTTATCTATTCGTATTCGGTGTTTCTCGCGCTCGGATACCTGGCTGCCTACTGGGTGGTATCCGCGGAGATAAGCCGCAGGAGAATGGACCCGGAACTTCCTTCCGCCCTTCTGCTTGCGTGCTTTATCGCAGGACTTGCGGGAGCCAAGATCCTTTTTCTTTACCAGAATGCTACTTTGACCGAATTTCTCGCTGACCCTGTGCGCTACTTCGTATCAGGATATGCGTCGGTAGGGGGCCTGGTCGGGATATTCTGCGCCGTGTGGATTGTCTCAAGGCTTAAAAAGACAGACTTCCAGCGGCTTCTCGATATAGTATGTCCCGCACTCATCCTTGGTCACGGAGTCGGAAGGATAGGATGTTTTCTAAACGGCTGCGATTACGGAACCGTGTGCTCTCTGCCTTGGGCGGTTTCTTTTTCCGAGAGGGTCGTCAGTGTCCATCCTACGCAGATCTACGATACCTTGTTCATGGCTCTGCTTTTTGTCTTTCTCTGGAGAATCAGAACCCAAAACCATCCCACGGGTTTTGTCTCGGCAGTGGGGTTCGTGATTCTCGGCACCCAAAGATTTCTGATCGAGTTTATAAGGGAGACTACACCGAGCTTTATAGGGGATCTTTCCCAGGCGCAGCTTGCGGCCTTGCTGTTAGTGGTTGTCTTCGGGACAAGGCTGTTTCAGCTTTCCGGCAGCGTTCTCGGGAAGCAGACACAGAACTAG
- the trkA gene encoding Trk system potassium transporter TrkA, producing MRRILIIGMGQIGNFLSKELSKSQEVVVIEKDAELIAKAKETQDVLAIEGNGDDPAVLRQAEIEKADIVLAVTGDDRTNILASFIAHASGVKKIVVEVKDAKYAEYEGVIEDSNISLISSSSIISEKISALISAPFAGRVEFFASGQIELLKLRVDEGVPIINEKLRNFVSSPRNWTFVGLQRDHRITIPRGDTELRPGDFVFALGVPSALEKLKKLFNLKIQKVHSVIIVGAGRVGCEVASALHANGLSVRLIESDHQRARAAAEELVGVMVFEGDGTDLEILKEAGVEKSDYLLALTGYDENNVLSALLAKNLGIDRCTVLYSNPDYVGVLEAIGIDTAISVNMAVANGILNSLHLGGEANISLLYEGAGEILEFDVTEHTKILGVPLSECKIPHGSVIGVCIRDGKPIFPGGDFAAQIGDRLVVFSLPSAVQKVEEILVS from the coding sequence ATGCGGAGAATTCTGATAATAGGTATGGGGCAAATTGGAAATTTTCTCTCAAAGGAGCTTTCCAAGAGTCAGGAAGTGGTGGTTATTGAGAAGGACGCCGAGCTCATAGCCAAGGCCAAGGAAACCCAGGATGTCTTGGCAATTGAGGGAAACGGGGACGACCCCGCCGTCCTGAGACAGGCGGAGATAGAAAAGGCCGACATAGTTCTTGCGGTTACCGGAGATGACAGAACGAATATACTCGCCTCGTTTATCGCTCACGCCTCGGGAGTCAAGAAGATCGTTGTCGAGGTAAAAGACGCGAAGTATGCCGAATACGAGGGAGTCATAGAAGATTCGAATATCTCGCTAATAAGCTCAAGCAGCATAATCTCGGAAAAGATAAGCGCGCTTATAAGCGCTCCTTTCGCGGGGAGAGTGGAGTTTTTCGCAAGCGGACAGATAGAGCTTCTCAAACTCCGGGTGGATGAAGGGGTACCCATAATAAACGAGAAGCTGAGAAATTTCGTCAGCAGTCCAAGGAACTGGACTTTCGTCGGGCTGCAGAGGGACCACAGAATAACTATTCCGCGGGGGGATACGGAACTTCGTCCGGGAGATTTTGTATTCGCTCTTGGGGTTCCTTCGGCACTTGAGAAACTTAAAAAGCTTTTTAACCTGAAAATCCAGAAGGTCCATTCCGTCATCATAGTTGGCGCGGGCAGGGTGGGGTGCGAAGTGGCTTCCGCACTTCACGCTAACGGGCTTTCCGTAAGACTAATTGAAAGCGATCATCAAAGGGCCAGGGCTGCGGCCGAGGAGCTTGTCGGAGTGATGGTATTTGAAGGTGACGGAACCGATCTCGAGATACTTAAAGAAGCCGGAGTTGAAAAAAGCGATTACCTGCTTGCGCTTACCGGCTACGATGAAAACAATGTTCTCAGCGCGCTTCTCGCGAAAAATCTCGGCATTGATCGATGCACCGTACTTTATTCGAATCCCGATTACGTGGGAGTGCTCGAAGCGATCGGTATCGACACGGCCATAAGCGTAAACATGGCCGTGGCGAATGGTATCCTGAACTCGCTTCATCTTGGCGGAGAGGCTAACATATCGCTTCTTTACGAGGGAGCGGGAGAGATTCTCGAGTTTGACGTAACCGAACATACTAAAATCCTCGGGGTACCTCTTTCTGAGTGCAAAATACCGCACGGTTCGGTCATAGGCGTCTGCATAAGGGACGGGAAACCGATATTCCCCGGCGGGGATTTCGCCGCGCAGATCGGGGATCGTCTGGTGGTGTTTTCCCTGCCGAGTGCCGTGCAAAAGGTTGAAGAGATACTGGTTTCGTGA